In a single window of the Alosa sapidissima isolate fAloSap1 chromosome 18, fAloSap1.pri, whole genome shotgun sequence genome:
- the LOC121689419 gene encoding uncharacterized protein LOC121689419, protein MAYVTSGTSSPLRFLVQKKIQIRLGPPIAYRLPTEKRYLDENPMVQRWTFGERDLRKMNKTILLVGETGTGKTSIINTLVNYLLGIKWEDKVWFDITEEVEVKLSETKTTNITVYEVFVEENPICLTIIDTPGYGYTRGMEYDLLIAENLNKLFRSEDEVRGIDAIGLVVRSTQNRLTASQRYIFDAILSLFGKDLEKNIVLFVTHSDGKSPKNVLAAISEGNILCAKNQQNQPEHFLFDNCQPDLDKDFESLHKSAWNMGMQSVEKLFNFLKTTDKKNLRSTRSVLRERKQLEICIGNLEERINAINLKECEMAQIDAAMEQNRQDLETCEKLQFEVDEPYKEKVDTGSNPKKSKKVTSCDTCQENCHFPSCSEKLKSCKAMKKKYCTVCTGKCHYSKHTKEAKMYIQKTRKVMKINEELKTKYEEEYQEKVELKNQVESELDALQEEKAQLMEEAYQSILTLERIALKSDSLSTLLHLDFIIDILKEAGNSEKVQSLQELKTTEEANDAAMVYLRVGLGRTERSSQVTNQVANHDTNALETKQQEQDKTGIYEALTQMKAKPFETITAGKMKAFGTLTQSKLDKIMARMDQEQQKSFK, encoded by the exons ATGGCCTACGT AACAAGTGGTACATCATCCCCATTGCGGTTCTTGGTGCAAAAGAAAATTCAGATCAGACTTGGACCCCCAATAGCCTACCGACTGCCAACAGAGAAGAGATACCTGGATGAGAATCCAATGGTCCAAAGATGGACATTTGGCGAGAGAGACCTGAGAAAAATGAACAAAACTATTCTGCTGGTGGGGGAGACTGGCACAGGGAAAACCAGCATCATCAACACTTTGGTCAACTACCTCCTGGGCATAAAGTGGGAGGATAAAGTCTGGTTTGATATCACAGAGGAGGTAGAGGTGAAACTGTCTGAAACCAAAACAACCAACATCACTGTTTACGAGGTCTTTGTGGAGGAGAACCCCATCTGCCTGACCATTATTGACACACCTGGGTATGGTTATACGAGAGGGATGGAGTATGACCTTCTGATAGCCGAGAATCTGAACAAGCTGTTCAGATCTGAGGATGAGGTCCGCGGCATCGATGCCATTGGACTTGTGGTGAGGTCCACTCAGAACCGACTCACAGCCTCTCAGCGCTACATCTTTGACGCAATTCTGTCACTGTTCGGGAAAGACTTGGAGAAAAACATAGTGCTTTTTGTCACACATTCAGATGGGAAGTCCCCCAAAAATGTACTTGCTGCCATTTCTGAAGGGAATATTCTGTGTGCCAAAAACCAACAGAACCAACCTGAGCACTTCTTGTTTGACAACTGCCAACCTGATTTGGACAAGGATTTTGAAAGCCTTCACAAATCAGCCTGGAACATGGGCATGCAGAGTGTTGAAAAATTATTCAACTTTTTGAAGACAACTGACAAGAAGAATTTGCGGTCCACAAGGAGTGTTCTGAGAGAACGCAAGCAGCTAGAGATTTGCATCGGCAACCTTGAAGAGCGGATCAATGCCATTAACCTTAAGGAAtgtgaaatggcacaaatcGATGCAGCCATGGAACAAAACCGTCAAGATCTAGAAACATGCGAGAAGTTACAATTTGAAGTTGATGAGCCATACAAAGAGAAGGTCGACACTGGGTCAAATCCAAAGAAATCAAAAAAAGTAACCTCATGCGATACGTGCCAGGAAAATTGCCACTTCCCAAGTTGTTCGGAAAAGCTAAAATCGTGCAAAGCCATGAAGAAAAAGTACTGCACTGTGTGTACTGGCAAGTGCCACTACTCTAAGCACACAAAGGAGGCTAAGATGTACATCCAGAAGACAAGGAAGGTGATGAAAATCAATGAAGAGCTCAAAACAAAGTACGAGGAGGAATATCAGGAGAAAGTGGAGCTGAAGAACCAAGTGGAAAGCGAGCTCGATGCCCTGCAAGAGGAGAAGGCACAGCTGATGGAGGAGGCCTACCAGAGCATCCTCACCCTGGAGAGGATCGCCCTCAAGAGCGACTCCCTCTCCACACTGCTCCATTTGGACTTCATTATCGACATCCTGAAGGAAGCCGGAAACTCAGAGAAAGTCCAGTCGCTACAGGAGCTGAAGACCACTGAAGAGGCCAACGACGCTGCCATGGTCTACTTAAGGGTAGGCCttggaaggacagagagaagtaGCCAAGTTACCAACCAGGTGGCCAACCATGACACAAATGCCCTAGAGACAAAACAGCAAGAGCAAGACAAGACTGGGATTTATGAGGCGCTGACCCAAATGAAGGCAAAACCTTTTGAGACCATCACAGCAGGTAAAATGAAAGCCTTTGGGACCCTCACCCAAAGCAAACTCGACAAGATTATGGCAAGGATGGACCAAGAACAACAAAAGTCCTTTAAAtaa